A stretch of DNA from Phaeodactylum tricornutum CCAP 1055/1 chromosome 29, whole genome shotgun sequence:
TGGACCCGCCGCCATCATAACGTCAATTTCAGGGGAAGCGCAGTCGAAGTACGGCGTTGACGAATTGAACGACCACAGCTGATTCGCCTcatccaacgaaaaggaatCATACATGACACCGGCGGCATCTAACTTGCTCTTGATACTGGCGACCCGTTCCGGCCAATGCCAGGCAGTCTTCCCATAGGATTGGCGCACAGCTTCGTTCCATGAATAAGTTGCAGTTTCGTTGTCAAATACCCATTCTCCGTTGCCTTCGATGATCATGACACGCAACTCGGTCAAGTTGACGTCGGCAGGATTAACGTAAGGAATCGCAACACTGTCACCGTCCAAGGGATCATCACCAGTACGAGCGTAGTTAAAGATTACGCCGAAATCCGAAAGGTACCGAGAATGAAAGCCGAGGTGGTCAGTTTCGGAGCACAACAATCCGGCTCCGGCCCGAGACAAGGTACCGTACGAGCCAATATGTCCAGAGATCAAATTGGCTGCCGACGGACACGCGATGGACCCCGACGTTTCTTCCGAAATAGCAAACGGCAAGGCTCCAAAGGCTGCACCACTAGCTGATCCACACGACGACCCACAGCCGGGACCGTTCAAATATGGACTCATGCACTCACCCCAGCCGTTGGCGGACGACCATGCAAATGTTCCAAGCATCATCTTAGCGATGGGAATAGCACCACCGTCCAAAAGTTTTTGCATCAGAGTGGACTTGACAGATTGCACATTCGTGGCATGCAGCAAGGATCCATACATGGTAGGTTCGTCGTCATAGATTTGGTGATGATCTTTGACACCGAATGGAATGCACATGAGCGGGCCAAGATTGGTGCCTTCAGCAAGCAAAGTATCATGCAAAGCCGCGGTCTCTAATGCACGATCGTAAAGCGGTGTTGCGACGATACCAAGATAGGGATCAAACTCGGACAAGCGATCGACGAAGGCTTGCACAACCTCGACACACGAGACAGCGCCCCCCTGGATCAAACTAGAAATTTCGAGAATTGGCATGTAGTAGAGATCGGAAGGTTGTGAGTACGTCGGCGGATCAGGGAGGGTAAAATTCActtcgtcggcttcgttggATTCTGTCGGAAATTGAAAGACATCGCCCTGCATATCCCGAACCAGCGAATCGTCACCAGCGTTTGCCAAATAAAACTGAGCCTCGGGGTTGTAATCGTAAAAGATAGGAAAACCGGCAACGTCGAATCGTTCAGCTTGTCCATCGTTGCTGACACGGGCGATCGTCTGGTCGACGAGGGGCGTGAGTGACGCGAAATCACCAAAAGCGATTTGCGAAACGAGCGCATCGTAAACGCTGGCGTCAGCTTCTTCGGCGGTTAGAGTTCCATTTAGCTGAGAATTGAGACTGGCAACTTCAGCTTGCAAGGCAGCTATAGTCGCTCGAAGTTCTTCCTCACTGGTGCCACTACCATCGGCGGCGTCCGGTCCGTGAATTTCGATCTCAATAACTTCTTCGCAATCGAGTTGGGCTTCAACTGAGGGGAATAGAGACGTAAGTAAGCCAATGCCAAGCGACATACCGTACGAAGCGCCGCCGAGGTACAAAAGTGCAGACGACACAACCGTAGAAGCAGTCGCAGCACTCGACACGGTCGAAGCTCCCGCAGGTGAGCCGCTGACGCCACCACCATTCACGTTGCAGATCTGAGACATCACCATCAAGGCACGTTCTGCTTCCATGACTTTCATCATCGGTTCTGTACTGTATCGCGTGACCTTGATCATGGACGTCTCCGACGCAATGCGGGAGACAATGGGACGCACGCCCGAGAAAAAGACCGCGTCGAAGTCGGACATGGATACCTCCATGGGAGAATCTGGTGTGACCAGTACGCAGTCAGCCGCTCTCGTCGACTGGATCAGACCagcgaaaaagaacaagACAGAGGCAAACATTTTACAGTAATTAATTGTTCTTTCAAACCTTGGACAACAGAAAAATGAGAAGAAgtgtttgactgtgaaattaTACGGTATTTGGAGCAGTCGTCTCGCTTGGCCGGCTTCCGACTTTTCGTGAGGAAGTAACATAAATGCAGAAATTCAAGTAAAATGTATGTCCTAGCTAGTGTCAATTATCAAAGGAGAAAATACTCATTTTCGGCATAGTGTTTCGGCAGAGATACCATACCGTAGCTGTACAAATTCTTTGCTATACAACGGAAGTAGAAATCAGGATTAGGGATCTTCAATTTATCACAGTGCGACCAAAAGACGGTACAAACATACTTTGTGTCAACTGTCAGCAAAATCACGGTTTGACAGTCAAAACGATTCCCCCTCATCTCACCTTACCTGTTGTACCGCATCAGGATCGTCGTCAGCAAAGTTCTTCGTGAGATGTCCTCCGTCAATCTGGTCATACTTCCGACAGAATAGAAAGAAAATTGAATTTCATCTTATTCTCAAGCTTCCTCGCTTCAATCTCTACTTTTTGTCGACTGTTCTTCGAAGATTCACACTGGATGATGCCATTCTTTTTCACATACATTCAAATACTTCAAGTCTGGCATCAAGGCTGTTCATAACCTCCGCCTTTTGCCTCGCCACAACGATGAAAAGAATTTTCCGGCCTGCCTCTTTTGGATCTGGCTCCTTTTTACcagactcacagtcaacgacaTATACGTCGATCTCGTTACCGGGACACGGCGGCGAGGCTTCCGTGCACTCACACTTTTTGAATAGCATGGAAAAAGTCGTACCCGCGTTTCAAAACAGCGATCTTCACATTCCCTTGTTTTGTTTCTCCAAAGTCACAAGAGCAAGTAGCCAAGGGGCTAGGTAGTTGATGACCAAATTTTAAATTGTTTTCGTTTGGTGTAAAGACATTCTCAATCCCAATGACACTTCCTTGGAAGGCCGAGAGACAGCCCTTAGACTTTTGGAGATGCAATACAAAGTTTTGAGCCGCATGCCAACCGAAAGAAATAATGATGAAATTGAGGAGTCTCCGGACAACAGGAATAGTCCCAGCCAATGATCTTTTTTCGAACCGCAAGAGTTGGCCGTTTTGCCAGGAGCGGTCCTCATGATTTGGAACCTTTCGCTTATTACAAAAGGTATAAAGAGCCTAACCCCTTGCAAAGGATTTCAAAATTTCCGCCTTTGTCTCCTGTCGATGGCTTCAGACTTGAACAAGTATCACATACATCAGTATGTCTCATCGTATCGGGAGGGTCTAACGTTAGTCGAAATTCAGTTCCACTTACAAAAAGGCACATTCGCTGAAGCTATGGGGTTTTGCCTTTTCAAGCATCCAGAGGCCATTTTTGGATTGAAACCTGGATCAGACGCCGATGATGTTGATACATGATTACAAAGTAACCAAAGCTTCCCTCTACAGAAGAAATCGATCTGGCAAGCATACCATTGAAAACGTAAACAAGCAGAAACCTTGGCACGTTGTCATACCGACAGCTCACATGTACTGTCGGAAGCTATTTGGCTCATCTGCTCTTCGGTGGCTCCGGGATGTGTATACCGTTGAAGTATTGGAGACGAGCCACTGGCCTTGTCGCTGGGCCAGCCGTGGCTACCCACTGGAGCCAGAGAGGACGCCAACCATTCGGCCGCAACTAAGATCACACAACTGCAGTATATCTTGGTGTGAGCTGCAGCTGCCGAGATGACACGATTTGCTTGATTGTATGTGGCATTAAGGTGCTTGCATTTGAAAGTTCAGCCTACAGAGGATTGAACTGTGCCTCGCTATCTCTGAAAcaaaaaaacaaaaaataAATTCCGGCTGGAGCAAACACGGGGCCTCAACCCCGAATGATTAAAAAATGTAATATGTAGTTGATAAGGTATCACGTTCGAGCGCGTATTGTATTAGAGAAATGCCATTGACTGTGTTCATACCGTTTTCGAGATATATATAGCACTCTCACTCCCGTCGATTATTCAGATCGCTGAGTCATACAGTCACAACCCACAGCACCAAACCCTTCTAAAAGCTTGGtggcggaggaggaggaggtgGCAGGAACGCCCCGTGTGACGGCGGTGGGAGCGTTTCCGTGATGgggggtggtggtggcggtggtgggAGAGTTTTAACAATGGGTGGcggaggtggcggtggaacACCGGCAGCAGTTTGCGGAAGtggaggaggaggcggtggtggtggaggaaTTGCAGATCCTGCCAAAGGAGGGAGAGGGGGCGGGGGCGGAGGCATACTTGATAACGGAGGTGGCGGAGGCGGTGGTAGAAAGGATCCGGTTGATTGCTGACCAGTAGACGCAAAGGTGGAGTTCGGTCGAAATAATGTCGGTCCTGACGGCCCCAGCTGCTGATTTGCCCGTTTCGCTTCCGCCAACATGCGCTCTGCTCGACTCCCGTGCCGCTCGTTGGTAATATTTCCGTTGGCGTCTTTTTTCCACGCATAGTTTACTTGAATCTGTCGATTTCCAAGATACTGTCCGTTCATTAACTCGATTGCCATGTCGGCGGCTTGGAACGAATCGTACGACAAAAACGCAAAACCTTTTGATTGCTGAGTGGCTTCGTCTCGGGCGATGTTAGGCGTTCGAACCAAAGTTCCAAATGCAGTGAACGTTTCATACAGTAGCTGCTCGTTCACATCAATTGGATCCACGTTTCCGATGAATAAGTTTGCACCGATATCGCGACTGTGACGGCCCTCTTCATCATTCAGTGACGATTTACTCACTCGAACAGGCCTTCCGAATAGCTTCATCATGTGCAAAATAGTCATGGCGTAATCGGCATCAACGGCGTCGAGATATTCCACAAAACCATAGCCATTGTGTTGCCCCGAAAGCTTATCCTTGGGCATGTAAACTGAGGCCACTCGTCCGACTTGACTAAAGAGTTCCGTTAGGAGCTCCTCCGAACAAGCTTGGTCAAGGTTCCCAACGTAAACTGTCGCATCCTGATTTCTGTGCTCGACAACAGCCAGTGAAGCCATTCTTTTGGTCGAGAAGATGAAGTGGGCTGAATTTTGTTCCAGAAGCCAAAAGGAATATCAATTCCAGAATATTTCCTTGTGGAGGGAGTTGTGGCCCTCAATAGATTTTGTTTGACAAGCCAAGCTTGACCGAACTGTCCCGGATGCCGTGGACGTAGGAATGCAGTTTATGTATATAGACGGAAAAAATACCTATCATGGACAGCTAGAGAGCATGTCTGAACATTGCCCTGCCGAAAACTGCCACCTGACGCTACTTCCCCCAGTTTCTTTTTAATAAAAGTATGCTATgcctagaacaatcgttggcctgttagtgccctacgagatgctcttttccaatcggtgattaccaaccagaagtgggaaaagagctcccgcagtatttcttgGAGGAGctatcctttacatgttactagaaccaacgaatggcttccatagttgcacagacaaaggaaagtagcgacggatgacacacgcaccgtctgcgtcatctggtgacatgccgaagtgtctcgtgtgctacacacacaattctaacatttTCACAAGAGGTATTCCACAAAGTACTGCAGCTGTCATTTGAAACAGTAACAATCAGTCGTCTTTTCGATAGGGAAAGGTCAATGAACAAAAATTGTGCTAATTTACACTGAAAGTCGCATCCATTCACAATGCCAAGCTTTCTCGCGCTCCAATGATAGCGTGGACCTTTTGGAAGGTCTTTTCAATCTCCCCAATATTGAAAGGTTTCGGCATAAACCCAACAGCTCCCGCCTTTTGGCATTCTGCCTCAAACTCATGAGACACGTTTGCCGTCACAAAGATAACCAATGCTTGGGGATGCCTGGTAGCATGCCGACCCACAATGCGTTTACAGGCCTCCACACCGTTCATAACTGGCATTTGCATATCCATGAGTACGACATCAAAAGGCTCCTCGGCTTCACGATCGACGGCCTTCTTTCCGTTGTCCACCATCACCACGTCTTTCATACCGAGTCGATCCAGGATGCGGAGCAAAACCTTTTGATTGATTATATTGTCTTCGGCAACGAGTACCCGAAACGCCGCGTATGGTATGCGATTAGCTCGTCTGAAGGATGCAGTCTTCACTGGACCTTCCGGACGATTACGTGTACGGTGAACAAATGCGGCAATGGATTCCATCAAGACCGAAGGTAAGATTTGGACCAAGGAACGGTAATGGTCCTGTGTTTCTGGAATGCAAAATTTGGGACCGAACGTCAATAGTACAGAAGTAGCCAAATTGGACAGTAAATCGAAAGCCTCTGAATCGTACAAATCTTCATGTACCAAACAAAAGTAGTGACGGCCTCGTTTTAAAAAACCCTGGGTCGTAATACTACCATCCATCTCTTCCATATCGTCGAATTGATGGAAAGTCACACTGTAACGCTGAAAAATTGGCGAAATCTGAGCAAGAGTCCCAGCGTCGTTACACACAAACAAGATCGTGGCGTTCTGTAAGTGAGAAGTAATAGAAGCAATCGGGGCCGGCTCTTGATGGAAGGGAAGATCGACAGTAAACGTAGACCAACGCCCCACTTCGCTGTCAACAAAGACATGCCCGCCTAGACCTGCCACAAGTTTGGCCGTAATGGCGAGCCCGAGACCAGTGCCCCCATAAACGCGTTCTGTTTCGGAACTGGCTTGCAGAAACGGTTGAAAGATCCGTGAAAAATCGGTATGTCGGATCCCTTGACCATAATCTTTGATGATAAATCGTAACACGCAATTTGGAGGTTCCACAGTATCAGACGAATTTCCTTCTGGAAAAACTAGCGGCGACCATGATCTGTCCGTGCATTCTCTTTGAATGTCGATGCCCTCAAATAGAGAGTTCGTTGCTGCTTTCTCAGCAAGCGACACGCGGAGTTCCACGATACTGTCATCTCGACTAAATTTAATGGCGTTGCCCAGCAAATTGTAAAGAATCTGTTGCAATCGTCGACTATCTGTGTGAACGTATTCTGGAACAGCGGGATCGTAGTATGTTTTAACCAAAATACGTTTGGATTGAGCCTTCATCTCGATTGAATGCACCATAGAGATCAATGTTTCTTGCAGACTGCTCCGCTGGATTTCGATATCAACATTGCCCGATTCCAATCTGGAATAATCCAATACATCATTGACCACTGTTAAGAGTAAATCACCACTCATGACAATCATACGCATGGAGTCTTCCTGCATCGGACTCAATTTGGATTCTTGCAACAAGCTGGAAAGACCGACAATACAATTAAGCGGAGTGCGAATTTCATGACTCATACAGGCAAAATGTTGAAGCTGCTGTGCCGAAGTTTGCATCACTTGCCGATTGGCCTGTTTCAAACGTTCATTAGAGACTTGCAATTCCCGGGTGCGGTCCCGGACCTTTTGTTCCAGGGTATTGATGAGTGACTCGTTTTCCTGTACCTGTTGAAAGGCTTGTAACAGATTGCTGCAGGTCACCATGAAGGGCTCTAGAAAATCAGCATCTTCCTGTACGTATCCATTCGGTTTGTTGGCGATTCCCACGAGACCGATCAGCTTTCCATTGTTTTCAAAAAATGGAATACCCAAAAATGTTTCGATGGGTGGGGGACCCGTTGGGTCGTTGCGCCCTTGCTCCTGATAATTATTGGATATAAGCTGTTGCTGGGATGTTACGACTTTTTCCAGCAGGGTTTCCATATTAAAAACCTGCATACCCTCTTGGTTCGCTTCGAAAGCAGAATTGTGCGAGCCGAGCGAATTTTCTAGAACGGCGTGGGTTTCCAGATAAACACCCTTCTGGGCATCATGCTTGACCTCGCCAATAAATCCATAAGCGCTTTCGGTGAGTTCCAAAAGACCTTCGAGCAAACTTCCAAAGACAACTCCAGGGGGTTCTTTCTGTAAGTATAGTCGTTGTACCTTGGCTGTGCGATCGAGGAGCTTCAATCTCCGTGAAGAATATATACTTTCATCCGATTTTTCTTCAGTTAGTTGTATGGGTGTAGAATGCGGAGATTCTTCGTGAACAAGGTGACAACAGGAACCAGCTAGGTCTTCGTGCCCTCCGTATCCAACTTTTAAGGCTTTGCGTATTTTTTCGCCGTGATGCTTCCATATCCAAATTTTAAgggtttcttcgtcgtcgtcgctcaaCAAGTCTGTAGAAGGTGCGGTAAGCTGTATTCGATCCATTTGTGCGTAGCAGCCGAGAGGCTGAGTTCTCTGAGAAATAGCAGCATTCCGAGAACAGCAAAAGGCATCTCTGGCGGCACTGCTTTCGAATTTAATTTGTTGGGATGCCGTCGAGGCAGCCATCATCGATTTCTGCGAAACGACGAAAAACGCAACGATGGGAATGTACTCACGAGCGCGCAATTCTTTCTATCACAGTAGCGCCGAGATAAAACCGCTGAATGCAGAGTTTTCGCTTACAGAGTAGCTACAACAACATAAACAAGAACTAGCAACGGTGTGAATACCAAACTCAAAGCTAACAGGGGGCGGGGCGTGTCTTTGCGATGTCGGTCACCAAAATGTCTGGCATGCCTCGAATTATCTGCTGCCGTGATTGCACTACGGAATCCGAAGCTGCGATTTCGTTTCAATAGGTCGTTATTGTATAGCTTCATACGTAGAAGTGTTTCTGTGCTCATATCTCTAGTCAAAAAAATTTAATAGCTTAATGATATTCAAATTCAGTCTAATTTAAGAATCCCGAGAAGATCTATGGAGTCTATTATGGATGCCAATTGAATAACattgttgacagtgaatatcATTTCCTATTGACAACATAACGGTAACAAGGGGTTGGCTTTCGCTATGAAATCCGAGAGATATGGAAAAAAAGCTTTCCGCAATCGCCCTGGGAGATGAAGTGTATACACCAACATAGTTTAAAAAGGAATGACTCTTGATCATCGGCATCACAGTCACCTTACTCCGATCCAGATAGAATTTGTAACTGGGTTGTGTCGCCATGACATGTCTCTCGATTGACGCCAATGCCAGCTCGAAACCCAAGACGAGACAAGCGTTTTACAGTTTTACTTATTTTGGTCTTCGCACACTAACTCGTTCTCAGAGTCGAACTCAAAACAATGTTAAACCCAAAGTGCTGCGC
This window harbors:
- a CDS encoding predicted protein, with amino-acid sequence MFASVLFFFAGLIQSTRAADCVLVTPDSPMEVSMSDFDAVFFSGVRPIVSRIASETSMIKVTRYSTEPMMKVMEAERALMVMSQICNVNGGGVSGSPAGASTVSSAATASTVVSSALLYLGGASYGMSLGIGLLTSLFPSVEAQLDCEEVIEIEIHGPDAADGSGTSEEELRATIAALQAEVASLNSQLNGTLTAEEADASVYDALVSQIAFGDFASLTPLVDQTIARVSNDGQAERFDVAGFPIFYDYNPEAQFYLANAGDDSLVRDMQGDVFQFPTESNEADEVNFTLPDPPTYSQPSDLYYMPILEISSLIQGGAVSCVEVVQAFVDRLSEFDPYLGIVATPLYDRALETAALHDTLLAEGTNLGPLMCIPFGVKDHHQIYDDEPTMYGSLLHATNVQSVKSTLMQKLLDGGAIPIAKMMLGTFAWSSANGWGECMSPYLNGPGCGSSCGSASGAAFGALPFAISEETSGSIACPSAANLISGHIGSYGTLSRAGAGLLCSETDHLGFHSRYLSDFGVIFNYARTGDDPLDGDSVAIPYVNPADVNLTELRVMIIEGNGEWVFDNETATYSWNEAVRQSYGKTAWHWPERVASIKSKLDAAGVMYDSFSLDEANQLWSFNSSTPYFDCASPEIDVMMAAGPWAQLQECEACFQNSKWKTYYPKNIPKKSYRYLQFCMKEMGKLLLNDNVWATYDVIIETHSSTGGGYDIPGGSFEQWVRTAKTFVMDYYEALPCAHTQGDTVEGTYTVLTAKPFEDHKNFAIGTLIQDPASMIFPNDTSIKTAFTDRTRCPFAFYEGYNNMSLTCPPLNSDGAPPGPTLREIDGACVPGDDLQHLPEDWANEPYMAPYDMEEKVPDRAIWRWDEYGPVACTAVCPFVPAFCELKGIVCDARRLEQERHNEQKQSIGNRQLSADDIRRLRRDFQAQIKDGGEL
- a CDS encoding predicted protein; this translates as MASLAVVEHRNQDATVYVGNLDQACSEELLTELFSQVGRVASVYMPKDKLSGQHNGYGFVEYLDAVDADYAMTILHMMKLFGRPVRVSKSSLNDEEGRHSRDIGANLFIGNVDPIDVNEQLLYETFTAFGTLVRTPNIARDEATQQSKGFAFLSYDSFQAADMAIELMNGQYLGNRQIQVNYAWKKDANGNITNERHGSRAERMLAEAKRANQQLGPSGPTLFRPNSTFASTGQQSTGSFLPPPPPPPLSSMPPPPPPLPPLAGSAIPPPPPPPPPLPQTAAGVPPPPPPPIVKTLPPPPPPPPITETLPPPSHGAFLPPPPPPPPSF
- the DHK1 gene encoding diatom histidine kinase 1 (two component sensor, Histidine Kinase, Response Regulator), encoding MMAASTASQQIKFESSAARDAFCCSRNAAISQRTQPLGCYAQMDRIQLTAPSTDLLSDDDEETLKIWIWKHHGEKIRKALKVGYGGHEDLAGSCCHLVHEESPHSTPIQLTEEKSDESIYSSRRLKLLDRTAKVQRLYLQKEPPGVVFGSLLEGLLELTESAYGFIGEVKHDAQKGVYLETHAVLENSLGSHNSAFEANQEGMQVFNMETLLEKVVTSQQQLISNNYQEQGRNDPTGPPPIETFLGIPFFENNGKLIGLVGIANKPNGYVQEDADFLEPFMVTCSNLLQAFQQVQENESLINTLEQKVRDRTRELQVSNERLKQANRQVMQTSAQQLQHFACMSHEIRTPLNCIVGLSSLLQESKLSPMQEDSMRMIVMSGDLLLTVVNDVLDYSRLESGNVDIEIQRSSLQETLISMVHSIEMKAQSKRILVKTYYDPAVPEYVHTDSRRLQQILYNLLGNAIKFSRDDSIVELRVSLAEKAATNSLFEGIDIQRECTDRSWSPLVFPEGNSSDTVEPPNCVLRFIIKDYGQGIRHTDFSRIFQPFLQASSETERVYGGTGLGLAITAKLVAGLGGHVFVDSEVGRWSTFTVDLPFHQEPAPIASITSHLQNATILFVCNDAGTLAQISPIFQRYSVTFHQFDDMEEMDGSITTQGFLKRGRHYFCLVHEDLYDSEAFDLLSNLATSVLLTFGPKFCIPETQDHYRSLVQILPSVLMESIAAFVHRTRNRPEGPVKTASFRRANRIPYAAFRVLVAEDNIINQKVLLRILDRLGMKDVVMVDNGKKAVDREAEEPFDVVLMDMQMPVMNGVEACKRIVGRHATRHPQALVIFVTANVSHEFEAECQKAGAVGFMPKPFNIGEIEKTFQKVHAIIGARESLAL